The Thermococcus sp. sequence CTTAGAGCCTTGAAGATGTGGGGAGTTACCGTTCCCCCCGAAGGCCAGCCAATGAAGACGGGAGGCTGGAAGGTTATCCGCTACAATTATTTCACAAGTTCCAAAAGTAGCGAATAACCAGAACGGTCTTGCTATAATATTCACGTTCTACGCTCTTGGTGAGTTCACGAGCTCCGTGTTGAACCTTTCCATTCCAGGCAGCGTCATCGGCATGCTCTACCTCCTTGCGGCACTTCTTGGTGGTGCTGTGAAGCTTGAGTGGGTCGAGAACGAGGCCGAACTCTTCGTGAGGAACATGAGCGTTATGTTCATCCCACCTGGTGTCGGGATAGTGACCTACCTCGGTCTGTTGAGGGTCCAGGCCGTCCCCGTGTTCGGTGCGCTTGTGCTGAGCTTCATCGCGACGCTCTTCGTAACCGCAAAGACCGTTGAGTTGACGGGGGGAAGTGAATGAGTCCCTTTGGGATAACGCTGACCCTGGTGGTGTTTTACGTCTTCTCCGAGATTCATGCGAGAAGGAGGACATTCTACACGAATCCGGTGCTCCTCTCGATAATTACGGTGGCCTTTATACTCCGTTGGCTTGACGTCCCCTACGGAAGTTACATGAGCAGCGCTGGTATCCTGAAATTCCTTCTCGGCCCTGCGGTCGTGAGTCTTGCGGTTCCGGTATATAAGGGCAGGGGCACCATAAAAGCCTACGCGAGGGAGATAACACTTGGAACAACCGTCGGTGGAACGGTTGCAATCCTCAGCGCATTCTACACCGCAAAATACCTCGGGGGCAGTGAAGACGTTCTCCTGAGCATCGCCCCGAAGAGCGTCACAACGGCAATAGCGATAGGGATAAGCGAGAAGCTTGGCGGAATCCCGTCGCTGACGGCAGTCTTCGTCATACTGACTGGTATACTCGGAAACGCCATCGGCGTCGAGTTGCTCGGCGTCTTTAGGGTGAAGGATAGAATAGCGAGGGGTCTGGCAATGGGGGTAAGCTCCCACGGTCTAGTACCGCAAGGGTGATCCTTGAGGATGAGCTTTCAGGTGCCGTCAGTGGCCTTGCCATGGCCCTTAACGGGGTTTTTACCGCCTTTGTGCTTCCCTACCTCATCCAGATCCTCAAGTAGGCATTCGTTTATCCTTAACCTATCCCTGGAATCCAGAAACAGCGTGAAGTCCCTTCTGGCCACCCGGTCGTGGATGGGCGCGTTCTCAACGAGGAACGCTATGATCTCGGCGGTGCTGTAAGGTACTTTGATCCCGAGCAGGTCTGCTTTTTTGAACAGCCTATCGGGGACCGCGAATATATCCTCGCCCCTGCGGACGTCAACGCTCATCTTGGAGTTTATCTGCTCCCAGAGCAACAGCGTGTTTCTGGCTTTCTCTATTTTGTCCATCGCTCTCCGCTCAAGGATGCTTATGTTGGCCCGGCTGGTTCCCAGAAGCTCCGCGATTTCGCTCTGTTTCAACCCCCGAGCACGCAGCCGGAGGATCCTAACCTGCTGCTCGGTCAGGAACGTTTTCGCAACCATTTTAAACACCTGAGTTTAACAACATTCCAAAGATTAAAAACTTTTCTTCCATCCTGGCGGTGCTCAAAACGGTGTTAGGCTCCCGAAAATGGTTGGACGACCAACTGTGGGTTGTCTAGAGGTTGCATCATGTTGTATAGAAGTTGCGATGGTGGGGGCACGGGGATTTGAACCCCGGTCCGCGGGTTTCTCCGGGTCAGAGCTCCAAAGGCTCATCCCCAAATCAGCAAACCCGCAAGTCCTCATACCTCTGGAGCCCGCGATGATGGACCAGGCTACACCATGCCCCCATCCGGCTTAACCTACCCAAGCCCGGTTTATAAGTTTTGCTGTCCCCACCCGATGATGATGCCACCCACTATCATGGCTAGTCCGATCACCGTTGCGGGGGCTATGCTCTCCCCCACGAAGAGGGAGATGAAGAACAGGCTGAGGAAAGGCACTAAGTAAGCTAAGTTCGATGCAAACGCAATATCTCCCTCAACGGCCCTGTACCAGAGGAGGAAAGTAACCCCCATCTCGAACATGCCGACGTAGATCGCTCCGGCGAGCCCTTCAGCGGGAGGAACCTTAAACTCACCCGTTGCAAGGATGACGATGGATACATAGGCAAAGCCGAAGAGGAAGTTCCAGAACATCTTTTCGACTAACTTTCTCCCATCGCGCAGGTTGAGGAGCCAGTAGGATGCCCATATAACCGCGCTACCGAGGCCGAGGGCAACACCTATTGGGTCCCTGAAGTTCAAACCCGCAACGTCTCCCTTCATGGCGACGACTAATGCTCCAAAGAACCCTAGTAACAGGCCGAAGGCTGTCCCCGCCCCGGGTCTCTTTCCGAGGAAGGGAATAGAGAGAAGGACGAGGATCAGCGGCCAGGTGTAGTTGAGCGCCTGCGCCTCCTGTGCAGGCAAGCGGTCGTAGGTCGAGAAGAGGACGGTGTAGTACATGAATGGATTTATCAGGCCCAGGTAGGCCGAGCGGAGGTTTTCCTTTCTGCGGGTGAACTCCCTCGCGTAGATGACTCCAAAGAGCACGAGCGAGGTTAGGGACGCGTAGAAGAGGAGCTGGAGAGGGCTCATGTAGCGGAGTGAGAGCTTGAAGGCACTTGCGACGGTTGACCACAGGAGAACTGCACCGACGGCGTGTTTTTTGGACATGATGTTGAAAAAGCCGAATGGAGATAAAAGGCTATCGCTCCATCAGAACACGCTCGATTACCGGATCGATTATCCTGTACCTCTTCTTGTTGTCCAAGCTGAAATTCGCCTCGATCCAGCTCATCTTTTCAAGGTTTCTAATCAACTCAGCGAGACGAGACTTCGGGACGTTCTGGCCTTTTGAGGCAAGGTAATTCCTTATGAGCTCCCATCTGTTGTGTCCCCTGGCGATGGCCTCAAGGATCAGCACGTAGCGGGGGCTCCTCCTTTCGAGCTCTTTCAGTTCCCCGTTGAGAAACCCTTTGGCCCTCTGGAACACGTACTCCAGTGAGCTTCTGAAGTCTTGGGTTTCGGAGTATTTTCTCCCGAACTCCACAAGCCATCCAGGCACACCATCGAGAAAACTAACTGCACCCTCAATGACCTCGCCGGGAACGTCCATTCCTATCTCCGAAAATCCCCTCCTGAGGAATTCTATGGAAAGCTCCTTTGAGAACGGTTTGAGAACCACTTCCCTGTGGGACCTGCCGTAGAGGGGACTTTCGTAGTTGTCTATCCCAAGAAAGTCGTGTAGGAGTCCGACCTCGGAACCGCTCAGTATGAACCGCAGATTATCAAGGTTGTCGTAGGAGTAAGCCAGGAGCGCCAGGAACTCCTTTCCGCCCCTTGACCCGTGAAACCTTAGGTATTGGGCCTCATCGATACCGATGACCGCGCCAACGTCATTCAAAGCCTCCAGAACCATGGACACGCGAACCTCCCGGGTCAGCTCGATCCTGACTCCAGAGAGGGAAACGCCCCTAACGTGTCCAAGGGCCTCAAAAACTTTCCCTCGAACGGTCCCCCTAAGGCCATTCAGAGCGCTTTCAAACTCTCTGATGAGCGATTCGGAGGTTATCCATCCCCCTGAGTCAAAGTACATCTTCCGTGCATCTATATAAACGCCGTTTTCGAGCTCGTTCAGTGTTACCCGGAGCAGTGAGCTCTTCCCGACCCTGCGTATGCCCAGGAGAAGTGTTAATGGCTCTTTGGTGTTGGTGAGCTGCTCTATTTCCTTTTCTCGGTCAAAAAGCTCCTCCCTCCTTTTCTTCGGTCTCGGGTCGAACAGCATAGGTAATGCCCCCGTTACCAGGTAACGGTACCGTTACCTAAAAGGTTTTTGGAAAAAGAAGAGGAAAAATCACTCCTCCCTGAATGCCCCGTACTTCTTGGGGTCGTAGAAGGGCGGAGCAACGGTCACGGCTTTCCTGGGCTTGCCCCTTATCTCTATCTCCAGCTCGACGCCTGGCTTGGCGTACTCCTCCTTAACGAAGGCTATTCCGATGCCGATTCCGAGGAGCGGGGAGCTGGTCCCGCTGGTGACCTCTCCGATGAGCTCGCCGTCCGCGCAGACCTTGTAGCCCTCCCTCGGGATGCCCCTGTCCATCATCTTGAAGTGCACCATCTTCCTGCCGGGGCCGCGCTCCTTCTGCTTGAGGAGTGCCTCCTTGCCGATGAACTCCTTGTCCCAGAAGATAGCGAAGTCGAGGTTGGCCTGGAGCGGGGTAACCTCGTCGATGTCCGTGCTGAGGAGCTGGAGCTCCTTGGTCTCGTTGCCATAGAGCGTGTAGCCGGCCTCAAGCCTGAGGGTGTCGCGAGCTCCAAGGCCAGCTGGCTTTATCCCGTACTTCTCTCCGGCCTCGAGGATTCTCTCCCAGACGTGGAGAGCTTTCTCCGGCTTTCCGCGCTTACTCTCGTCCGGGTGGTAGGGGTTGGCGTCCTCAAAGTAAACCTCCCAGCCGTTCTCGCCGGTGTAGCCGCTCCTTGAGAGGAGCATCTTGATTCCATCGAGCTCGACCTCTTTTGCTTGGAACCACCAGAGCTCGTTGATGTCGATGCCGAAGAGGTCCTTTGCGAGCTCCCTTGCCTTCGGGCCCTGTATCGAGAACATGACCATGTCGTAGGTCTTGTTCTCAATCTCAAGGTCGAGGTTACCGAACTTCTCGATTCCGCGCTTTATGATGTTGAACCAGGCCTCGAGCTTCTCGAAGGCATCGCTGTCGCAGACCATCATGTATGTGTCGTTTCCTATGTTGAAGATGAGGGTTTCGTCCTTAACAGCTCCGCGCTCGTTGAGAACGAGGGTGTAGGTTCCGCTTATTGCGGGAGGTCTGCTTATATCGTTCGTCGTGACGTACTGAAGGAACTCCAGTGCGTCCTTACCGCGGAAGATGAACTCACCCATGTGGGAGACGTCAAAGATGCCGATACCGTTCCTAACGGCCATGTGCTCCTCCTTTATGCCCGAGTACCAGATGGGCATCTCCCAGCCAGCGAACTCCTCAACCTTCTTTGCGTGCTCCTTATGCCAATCGAAGATGTGAACCCTCTTGACCATGGTCATCACCGTTAAAACTTCCACCTGGACGTTATAACCCTTTTCACTCAACGTGCCTTATGGCCTCTGCGGGCCTCAGTTCGGCGGCCTTCTTCGCGGGGTACACGCTCGCTAGGATACCTATGATTAACGTTACCCCGAAGGCAACCGCGGCGACTCGGAGATCGACGACGGGGTTTGGGAGACCGGGCGTCTTGGCTCTGAGCACCTCAACCACAACATCAGCCAGCACCACACCAGAGGTGAAGCCTATGGCGCCGCCTATCAGTGTCAGCATCATGCCCTCCAGGAGTATCATCTCTAGTATGAACCTTTTCTTGGCCCCGAGGGCTCTGTACGTCCCTATCTCACGTGTCCGCTCCATAACTGAAGTTAAAAGGGTGTTCACAACGCCGAGGGCTCCAACGATGAGTGATATGCTCCCTATCCCGAGGAGGAGGTTGTTGAGCATCGTTTCTATCTTGAGAACCACATCTATGCCCTGGCGCTCGGTTATGACAGTGGCCGTCGGGAGCAGTCTCTCTATCTCGTCCTTGACTTGGTTGACGAAGGTGACGTCATCCACCCAAACCTCAACGAAGCTTACCTTTCCTCCCTCGTTGTACATCTGCTGAGCGGTTCCGAGTGGGATGAAGACGCTCGTGTCTATGAACCCTCCTATGAAGCTCTGGCCGCTCTCCTGAAAACTGCCCGATACTTTAAACTCCCAGGGCCGTCCGCTTGCGTCGTAGAGCTTTATAGCCTGCCCAGGCAGTATCTGCCAGTTGAGGGTTCCTCCGCTTTCTTTCTGAATCCTCCCGTTGGC is a genomic window containing:
- a CDS encoding CidA/LrgA family protein, producing the protein MSQVPKVANNQNGLAIIFTFYALGEFTSSVLNLSIPGSVIGMLYLLAALLGGAVKLEWVENEAELFVRNMSVMFIPPGVGIVTYLGLLRVQAVPVFGALVLSFIATLFVTAKTVELTGGSE
- a CDS encoding Tfx family DNA-binding protein, yielding MVAKTFLTEQQVRILRLRARGLKQSEIAELLGTSRANISILERRAMDKIEKARNTLLLWEQINSKMSVDVRRGEDIFAVPDRLFKKADLLGIKVPYSTAEIIAFLVENAPIHDRVARRDFTLFLDSRDRLRINECLLEDLDEVGKHKGGKNPVKGHGKATDGT
- a CDS encoding DMT family transporter, whose product is MSKKHAVGAVLLWSTVASAFKLSLRYMSPLQLLFYASLTSLVLFGVIYAREFTRRKENLRSAYLGLINPFMYYTVLFSTYDRLPAQEAQALNYTWPLILVLLSIPFLGKRPGAGTAFGLLLGFFGALVVAMKGDVAGLNFRDPIGVALGLGSAVIWASYWLLNLRDGRKLVEKMFWNFLFGFAYVSIVILATGEFKVPPAEGLAGAIYVGMFEMGVTFLLWYRAVEGDIAFASNLAYLVPFLSLFFISLFVGESIAPATVIGLAMIVGGIIIGWGQQNL
- a CDS encoding ATP-binding protein, giving the protein MLFDPRPKKRREELFDREKEIEQLTNTKEPLTLLLGIRRVGKSSLLRVTLNELENGVYIDARKMYFDSGGWITSESLIREFESALNGLRGTVRGKVFEALGHVRGVSLSGVRIELTREVRVSMVLEALNDVGAVIGIDEAQYLRFHGSRGGKEFLALLAYSYDNLDNLRFILSGSEVGLLHDFLGIDNYESPLYGRSHREVVLKPFSKELSIEFLRRGFSEIGMDVPGEVIEGAVSFLDGVPGWLVEFGRKYSETQDFRSSLEYVFQRAKGFLNGELKELERRSPRYVLILEAIARGHNRWELIRNYLASKGQNVPKSRLAELIRNLEKMSWIEANFSLDNKKRYRIIDPVIERVLMER
- the gcvT gene encoding glycine cleavage system aminomethyltransferase GcvT translates to MVKRVHIFDWHKEHAKKVEEFAGWEMPIWYSGIKEEHMAVRNGIGIFDVSHMGEFIFRGKDALEFLQYVTTNDISRPPAISGTYTLVLNERGAVKDETLIFNIGNDTYMMVCDSDAFEKLEAWFNIIKRGIEKFGNLDLEIENKTYDMVMFSIQGPKARELAKDLFGIDINELWWFQAKEVELDGIKMLLSRSGYTGENGWEVYFEDANPYHPDESKRGKPEKALHVWERILEAGEKYGIKPAGLGARDTLRLEAGYTLYGNETKELQLLSTDIDEVTPLQANLDFAIFWDKEFIGKEALLKQKERGPGRKMVHFKMMDRGIPREGYKVCADGELIGEVTSGTSSPLLGIGIGIAFVKEEYAKPGVELEIEIRGKPRKAVTVAPPFYDPKKYGAFREE
- a CDS encoding ABC transporter permease, with product MDREILKIAFRNLHRRKIRTFFTMLGIIIAIASITALVAIAEGFQLSISETLQSTSNVVIVLPGMGASIWTIGTDTLNQSVVDDIGKLGHVEALNPVLVKFTVMEYRGWEIPVTVMGIVPRDAQRFYALTGPPVQRGQFIPQGSRFKAFLGYSLANGRIQKESGGTLNWQILPGQAIKLYDASGRPWEFKVSGSFQESGQSFIGGFIDTSVFIPLGTAQQMYNEGGKVSFVEVWVDDVTFVNQVKDEIERLLPTATVITERQGIDVVLKIETMLNNLLLGIGSISLIVGALGVVNTLLTSVMERTREIGTYRALGAKKRFILEMILLEGMMLTLIGGAIGFTSGVVLADVVVEVLRAKTPGLPNPVVDLRVAAVAFGVTLIIGILASVYPAKKAAELRPAEAIRHVE